A window of Arcobacter acticola genomic DNA:
ACTTGTTACTAGACTTGTAGGATTAAGAGATGATTCTTTAGTTCAAGTTCTAAAAAAACTTGAAAAAAATGAAAAAGAAATAATTGAACTTCAAGAAAAAGCTTATAATTTTGTAAAAGAGTATTGGCATGAAAATCATACAAAACTAATAGATTTAATAGTTCAAAATAAATTATTAACACCTTTTTATCAAGAAATATTTATTGGTGTTTATAATGTGGGACTTCAAATGTCAGCATGGCAAACAACATGGACTTCACATATTATAAACGGAATCAATAAAGAATTGCTTGCTAAATTTGATGGAAATGAAGAAAAAGTTATGGAATATCTTGAAAATGAAAAGCTTTTAGATTTAGGACATGGTGGAATTATTGCTGATAGATGTTATTCAGCGTTAGTAAAAGATGGTGATAAATATAAATCACAAGCTTATATTAAAGCCTTTAAAAAAGAAACAACTGAAGTAGTAGATGCCCTAGAAGAGTTTGCTGATAAACTAATCGAACTTGAAGATGATATTTATAATCAAAAATGGGATTATGTTTTATATATTCAAGCACTTATAAAAGCATTTTCTGAAGATAGAACAGATGAACTTGTATCAAAATGGGCAGATGTTGATAGAGCTTGGATGAAGATAAAAACACCAATTCAAATAGGTCATCCTTTAGAATATTACGAAGATCACTTTAGAAAAGCTGTTGCACTTGAATGGGATATAAGACTAACTAATCCCAAATTTGCTCAAAATGACCATAGGGTAAATAAAATAAAAGATTCATTTACAAAAATTTATAATAGTTTTGAATCAAATGAGAAATATGAGAAAATTTATAATTTCTCTTTAAAATCACTTGATAAAGTTCAACTTTATGTAGGACGACCTGCACTATTTTTTGGAGCAGAATTACAAGGGATGTTTTCAGCGCAAGTTGTACCAAATGATGAAGTAGTATCTTTAGAAGAAGGTAAAAAAATCTTTGCATTTTCTGATGAAATTTTACAAGCAAGCAGAGCTAAACCATTTTTAGCTTTAAGTAGAGAAATCTTTGGACAAGAACTATTAACTCATGATAGAACATTTTTATTTAATGAAACTGCATCTTGGCATCAAGTATATGATATAAGTACTGTAGGACACGAATATGGACATATATTATGGTGTGATGAGCAAACAGAATCTGTTATGAATAAAACAGGGAATTTTAAAAATATAGAAGAGTTCAAAGCAACAACAGGAGGACTTATTTCATATTTCTTAGATACAAATACAGATGAATCACATCTAAAAGAGCAAGTTTTAAGTGACCTTGTAAAAAGAAGTGTAGGATTAATTGGATGGATGGAAGTTGACGAAGTTCAACCATATTATTGTGAAGGATTAATTCATTTAAATGGTTTATTTGATACAGGTGTATTAACTTGGGATGAAAATAATAAAAAGTTGAATATAGATTTAAGTGATGAAAAATATGAAGAATTAAGAAAATGGTATATAGTAAATTATACAGCTTTAGCAAAACACTATTTAGATAAATTAGATGCTACAAAATTCTTAAATTTATACGCTACAAAAGTTGGAAAATATTTTATGCCAAATAATGAAAAAATTTCTTCTTTTGTAAAATATTATTTCAAAAGATACCAAGATATAGGACAAGAGATAGATACAGTTGATAAAAAAAGCAATTATTTGAAATAAAATATTTGTAAAAATTTAAGCATTTAAATATCCAATATCATTTTTCATGCACTTTAATTTATTTAATAAATTAAGAAGCATGAAAACGATATAATATGTACAAATAAATTACTTTTAAATACAGATAAATTTTATTTTAATCTGATAGAGATGTTAATTGAATTAGTGAATTTGTTAAAAAAATTAATAATTTTTTAGGGAACCTTGATAATTGAAACAACCTTATCAAAAAAAGTACTTTTAAACTGTAGAAAATTAAGAAAAAATCTTAGAGCCAAACTATTTATAATCTTTTCTCCCAATATAAATCACTTACATAAAAACGGCGTATTTTTATAAATACAAATAACTTATTTAAATCTGGAGTACAAATTTGCTTAATATTTTAGTTACGGGGGCAAAAGGTTTTATTGGTAAAAACTTACTTAATGCGCTAAAAAACAATAAAAATATTAATATCTTAGAGTTTGATAGAAGTAATACAATTGAAGATTTAGAAAAATTAATTTCTAAATGTGATTTTATTTTTCATCTAGCAGGAGAAGTAAGACCAAAAAGTAGTGATGAAGAGTTTAAAAAATCAAATATTTTATTAACTAAAAATATATTAGATATTTTAGAAAAACAAAACAAAATCGTACCTATTTTATTAGCCTCTTCAATACATTCAAAGTTATTATTAAATGAATATGGTAAAACAAAGAGAGTCGCTGAATTATTAATTGAAGAGTATTCAAAAGAAAAGAAAATAAATTGTTTTATATATAGACTTCACCATGTATTTGGAGAAGGTTGTAAAGAAAATTATAACTCTGTAATAAGCACTTGGATGTACAATAGCATCAAGAATTTAGATATAATTGTATTTGATAGAAATATTGAAATGCATTATGTATATATTCAAGATGTAATAAATGAATTTGTATCGAAATTAGAAATAAATGACGCTAAAGAAACATACTTCGAAGTTGAATCAATATTTGATACAACACTAGGAGAAGTAGTAGATTTTATAAATGAATTTAAGTTAAATATTCTAAATGAGAATTACAAAATTGAAAATAATGATTTTAAACAAAAGCTATTCCAAACATATCAAGATTATTACAGGAAATTAAATGCTTAAAAATATGGTAAAGGACTTCTTAATTGACTAATGAGCCTAAAATAGGACTGGTTACAGTTTTATATAATAGTATAGAAGTATTAGAAGATTTTTTCCAAAGCTTAGTAAATCAAAGCTATAAAAACTTTATATTATATGTTATTGATAACTCACCAAATGATGATGTACTTAATGAAGCCATAAGATTATCAAATAAATTTAATATTAATTCAGTTTTTATAAATAATAATGCAAATCTTGGTGTTGCTAAAGGTAATAATCAAGGAATAGAACAGTCATTAAAAGATAACTGTGAATATGTATTATTATTGAATAATGATATTGAATTTGCTCAAGATACAATTAAAGATTTAGTTGAATATACAGTAAAAAATGATGTATCAATAATAGTGCCAAAAATACATTACCACAATACAAATAAAATATGGACAGCAGGTGGTCACATATCTAAATTAAAAGGAACATCTCCTCATAGAGGTGAACTTGAAGAAGATGTTGGTCAATATGAAAATATCGAATATGTAAATTATGCACCAACTTGTTTTATGATGATTAAAAAAGAAGTTTTTGAAAAAGTTGGATTAATGGATGAAAAATATTTCGTTTATTATGATGATAGTGATTTTATTTATAGAACAAATGAAAATGGATATAAAATTGTATATTTCCCAAAAGCTGTAGTTGCACATAAAGTAAGTGTTAGTACAGGAGGAAGTGAAAGTCTATTTTTTATTTATTATGTAACTAGAAATAGAATCTATTTTATAAGAAAAAACTTACCTTTTATCTATAAGCTGATTAGCTTACCTTATTTCTTTTTAACAAGAATGGTTAAATATAAATCATACAATCAAGAACAAAGAAAAACATTAATAAAAGCAATCAAAGATTCATTTAAACTATAAAAATATTTGGAAGATACTGGCTTGAAGAAAGCCCTTAAAATCAATCTATAGATTGTGCTTAAGGGCTATATATTTAAATTTAATTTATACTAAGTTCTAGAATTTCCCTAAAACTAACTCAGTTGATGCTAATGATTTATTAGCTGAATCAAGAGCTTCAATACCTACTTTATAAGTATTTCCTTTTCCACCTGAACAAGGTGCTAAATATGCTCCAGGAGTTTTCTTGAATCTTGTTCCTGTATGTGCAGTTACAACTTCAAAACCATCTACTAATTCAAATGTTTCACCACCTTGTGCTGGAACACTAATTTCTTTTGCATCTGCTGCTACTTTGTAAGCAACAATTCCATGACCACCATTATCCATTTTTGTAAATGTTTTATCACTATAAGTGAAAACTAACTTAGCCGTACCACTTGGAATATTTGAAACTTTTAAAGGTGGAGTTGAACCTATTTTGCTTTCGTTAAAGTTTGAGCAAACTTCATCTTTAGGAACTGTCATACCGTCCCATTTAGCATCTGTAAACTCGGCTTTTAAATCACTTGCAAATAATGAACCTGAAACTAATAATGTACTTAATATAATTGATTTTAACATGTTATTTCCCTTTTTTAAAAATATTTTTAATGATAGCAAAAATTTTAGATATTAATAAATAAAATTTTGTCTTATAATTACTATTTTCTTTATTTAAATATTTTACTATTTCATAATTCCCAAACATCGAAGCAAACATAATAGGAGTAGTTCCCATTCCATTGTTTTCATAAATATTTGCACCTGCTTTTACTAGAACTTTTACGATGTCTAAATAACCTTTAAAACAAACACCTGCAAGTGGTGTTTGTCCTCTATCGTTCTTTTTATCAACATCTGCACCCATATCAACTAAGAGTTGTGTTGTTTCTAAATTTCCATTGTATGAAGCTAACATTAAAAGAGAATTTCCTTTATGATCACATAAATTTATAGGCATTTTAGCTTCTAGCATTGCTTTTAAATCTTGAGTTTTCCCTTGTCTTGCAAAATCAAGTGCAAAAACCTGAAGTTCTTCATATCTTCTTTGTTCTTCTTCTAATATAGCTTCCATTTTTAGATTCCTAAAGCTTTTTTAACTCCAGCTGCATAATCTTTATGAACTTGTTCAAAAAGTGCAAGTTGTCTATCAACTATGTTTCTTGGAACTCCACCCATTGCTTCAGCAATATTAGAGAATAACTGCTCTTTTTGATTATCACTCATTAAATTAAATAAAGCTGTTACTTGTACAAAATCATTATTCCCATCTCTGTGATTATATCTATCAGCCATATCACCTGTTTCAAATGCAGGTTCTGCAAAACTTGCATCTTCTACAGCTCCACCAAAGCTATTTGGCTCATAATAAGCATCTGTAGGCTCTTTAATTTCATAATTCATAGATCCATCAGCATGATAAGTATTAACATCAACTATAGGTCTATTAACAGGCAACATTTCATAATGTGTTCCTACTCTATATCTATGAGCATCTGGATATGAAAAGATTCTAGCTTGTAACATTTTATCAGGTGAGAAACTAACTCCAGGAACTACATTCGATGGAGAAAATGAAGCTTGTTCAATTTCATTAAAATAGTTTTTTGGATTTTCATTTAAAGTCATTGTTCCTACTTTTATCATAGGATAATCACCATGTGGCCAAACTTTTGTTAAATCAAATGGATCAAAGCTACAGTTTTTAGCTTCTTCATTTGTCATAATTTGAATTTCAAAACTCCATTTTGGAAAATTACCAGCTTGAATATTTTCAAATAAATCCCTTTGATTTGATTCTCTATCTTTTGCAACAATAGCTTCAGCTTCTTTATTTGTAATAGTTTCAATTCCTTGAAGAGTTTTAAAATGGAATTTAACCCAAAATCTCTCACCACTTGCATTAATTAAACTATAAGTATGAGAACCATATCCATTTACATGTCTATATGATTTTGGAATTCCTCTATCAGACATAAGAATAGTTACTTGATGTAAAGATTCAGGACTTAATGACCAGAAATCCCAAGCAGCAGTGTTTGATCTTAAATTTGTTTGTGGATGTCTTTTTTGCGTGTGAATAAAATCAGGAAATTTATATGCATCTCTTATGAAAAATACAGGAGTATTATTACCAACTAAATCCCAATTACCTTCACGTGTATAAAATTTAAGAGCATAACCTCTTACATCTCTTTCAGCATCAGCAGCACCTTTCTCACCTGCAACAGTTGAGAATCTAAGTAGCATTTTTGTAGTTTCACCTTTTTGTAAAACTTTTGCTTTTGTATATTTTGAAATATCTTCAGTAATTTCAAGAACTCCAAAAGCTCCACTTCCTTTGGCATGAACTACCCTTTCTGGAATTCTTTCTCTATTTTGGTGAGCTAATTTTTCTATTAATTGGTAGTCTTGCATTAAAACAGGACCTCTAGGTCCTGCTGTCATAGAGTTTTGATTATCTGAAATTGGATTACCAGCAGTTGTTGTCATAACTTTTTTCATTTTTTATCCTTTAATTTTATTAAGGAAAATATTTTTCCTTTGATAAATTTATTCTATATGATTAAACATTAAAATAAACTTAAAATTTATTTTATAAAAGACCTTTTTTACATTGAAAAAATCTTTTTACATAACTAAATATATCCTATAAAATTAAATATGATTTAAATAAATAGTAAACAAAAGTAAATACAAAAATTATTTAATACTTGGGCTTATACTTTTCCAATCTTCCCTTAATGTTTTATTTAAAATAAATTTATCTTTAGAACTTGCAATTTCATTATATTCATAAGGAGTAACAACTACAATTCCACCTTTTAATATACTAGTAAAAGTATTTGATTCAATTTTTGAACCAGAAAAAATTGAGAATTTCATTTCAAAACCACTTATGTCATAGAATTCAGAGTTTTTTCGAACAAATTTTTTATATTTATCATCAATTAAACAGTCAACAATAACTTTTGATCCATCACTACTTAAATCAACTTTACTTACTTTTCCTATTTGAACATTTTTATAATAAACAGGAGCATCAACATTTACACTTGATGCTGTACTATCTTCTACTTGGAAAACTGTACCAAAATGAGATTTTTCAACAGAAGGTTGATCTTTTAATCCATCAAATTTTGTTTGTGTATTCGCACTTGTACTTTTGATTACACCTATATTTACAGCCATTACAGTTGAGCCTGCATTTGCAATTTCTTGTAGCGAAATTCTTGGTTTTTTTAAATAATAGATTGTTCCTTCTTTAGCAAAAGAGGCATAATCATCATATATAATTGCTTTTACTTCAACTTTTTGATCTTTATTTAATGATACTTTTGTAACTTTCCCTACATTTACACCTTTGTATGTAAGTTGTGAAAAGTTTTCTTGAACACCTTCAACATCATCAAAAACAATACTAATACTATTTGATGAATTTTTCATAGCATCTTCACTTGAGAAAACTTCATAATTATTATAAGTTATAGGAGAATCTGTATCAAGATGAATTGAGCCTTCTAAAAGCGAAGTGAAATTATCAACTTCAAATAAAACACCACTTAAACTAGCTTTTAAATTTACAATTCCCTTTTTATAAAATCTACTTTTTTTAGTAATATATTTTTGAAATGGAGTATAAATAAATAATCTAACTGTTGATCTTCTATCATCAAAATCTATATCTTTTACAAATCCTATTTCTTGATTTTTATAAATTATTGCCATATTAGGTTTGATTTCAAAATCATTATCAAAAAATGCATCTATTGTAATTCCAGTGTTATACACTTTTTTTAATTTTTCAACGTCTTTGAATGAGCTATAAAGTTTAAACTCTTTTTTTGTTAATTTTTCACTTCTTTTTTCACCAACAATTCCAATAGCCCCATTTAATAAAGGTTCAACTCCACTATAATTTATATTTAAATCTAAAGCTTTCATTTCAACTAATTTTGAACTCATATCATAAAAAAGTATATGGTCATTTATTAAATCTTTATATTGATCATCAATAGAAACTACAATTTTTACTTTTTGTAAATTTGAAGTTAAACTATAACTATCAACTTTCCCCACTTCAATATTTTTATAATATATTTTTGATTTTTCACTAATAGAATTTAGGCTATCACTATAAAGTTCTAACTTAATTGATCTATTATTTTTATTTATATCTTTTTTATCAATAGCTTTAAAAATATTATTAAAGGTTCCTTCTTTATAAACTAAAGATACAAAGTTTCCTTTTACTATATTTCCAAGATTTTCAACTCCTTCAATAGAAACAGTTGGCTCTTCAACAAAAAACTTAGTGTTATTTGTAAGTAAATATCTATAATCATCATAAACATAGGCTTTTGTTTGTAGAATTTCATTTTGTAAGCCTACTGTTAATATTCGCCCTATTTCAATACCTTTATAAATAATTGCACTATTTTCTTCTATTCCATTTGCTTTTTCAAAGTTAATATGAAAATACTCTTTTTTTCGCAAATCATCTTTTTTTGCAAATAGTGTATAAACTTCTTCTTTTTCTATTTTCTTTGCATCTTTATTTGGTGTAACAACTGTAACTCCACCTACTAATGCTGAGTATAAAGAGCCAACTTCAATGTTTAATCCACTTGCTCCATAATTTACTTTTAATGCTTCATTTATAACAAATTTTGAACTTTGGTTTACTAAATAATTAAATTTATCATATATATATGCACTTAAAAAAACTTTTTCATACTTAAACTCTTTTGAAATAATCTCACCGATTTGAAATTTATTATAAAAGATTGGAGTCCCAATTTCAACATTGTCTTTATCGTTTGCAATTAAAGATATATAGTATCCATTATCTTCATACTCGTCATTTGGTTGAGTATCTAATCCCTCAAAAAATAACTGTTCATTAGTACTATTATAATCTTCTTCTTTTTTAAATTTTGGAGATAATTCTATTTTATGTCCTGAAATTAATGTACTTAGTCCTGAAATTTTTGTTAAAGATATTGTTGGTTTTCTTATCCAAAATTGCGAACTTTCATTTGCAACATATTTAGCAACTTCTTTTTTTACAAGAATATTTACTTTTACACTTTTTAAATCTTCATGCATACTAATTTCCGTAACTTTTCCAAGTTGTAGTCCTTTGTATTCTAAAGGAGTAACACCCTCTTTTAAGCCTTCTGCACTTTTGAAAATAACAGTTATATTTGTTCCTTTCTTCATATAAGATTCATAGGCAATCCAGCCTAAAACTCCTAATATAATTAAAGGTAAAACCCAAATAAAAGACACTGGTTTTTTTTGTTCTATCTTTGGTTTATAAACTACTTGTTCTATCTCTTGTTTAACTATTTCACTCATCCCAAATAATCCTTGTATCAAATCTATGTGCTGCTATCATTGTTAATACTACCATCAAAGCAAAAGAGGTCGCAGCAATTCCCCCTTTGATATTAAAAATCTCATCTAACTGTATAACTGAAGCTAAAATTGCAACAACATAAATATCAATCATTGACCATTTTCCAATAGCTTCTATAAATTTAAAGATTTTAACTTTTGTTTTATTTTCCATTTTTATATTTATTTCTAATGATATAAAAATAAAAAGTAATCCTGCTAGTTTTATTATAGGTATCACAACACTTGCTGCAAATACCACAAAAGCTATAAAGTAACTTTTATACTCTAAGAAACTAATAACCCCTTCTAAAATTGTACTTTCAACTTTAACTCCAAGCTTAGTAACTTCCATCATAGGATAAAGCATAGCAGGGATATATAGTAAAATTGCACAAATTGTAAGTGCTATTGATGTTTGTAAAGAGTAGCTAATTCTTCGCTTAACTTTATGCTTGCATCTTGTGCATACAAATTCGTCATAATTTTCTTTTTCATACATTTTATGACAATTTTTACAAGATATTAAAACCATCTATTCTCCAAAAACACTTTTTCCCTCAAATCGTTTATTAGACATATAAAAACAAAAAACATATGCTAACATAACATAAAAGCCAATATCAAATTTTGTTGAATTTACTAATCCAATAAGTTTAATATACGTAACAATTATACTTACTACAAAAACTTCAATAAATCCCCAATGTTGAAAGAAATGAAAACTATCATGGAGCAAAGTTTTTGTAAAAAACTTAATTTTCGTTTTTGATTGTATAAATGAAAGTATTATTACAAGAGAATTCAATATTGGAGCTACAATAATTGTAAAAAATACAATCACAGCTACAAAAAAGAAGTTTTGCTCGAGTAAAATAGACACTGTTCCAATCAATGAAGCTCGTAATTCTGTATCATTTATATTTAGTGACATAATTGGATAAATATTTAGTACTCCAAATAAAAGAAGTGATGAAATAGCAAAATATAAAGAATCTTTTGAATGTTTTTTACTTCCACTTAATTTTGTATTACATCTAGGACATCGTTGTACTAAATTTGTTTTTAATTCTTTTTTTATAAATAAGCCACAACTATAGCACTCTACAATTGTATTTATATTTTTATGCATCAAAATCCTAATTTAAAAAATCTCGGCATTTTACCACACTTAATATTCTTTAAATACAAAAAGTGTTTAAAATCTAATATATTGTATTATGTTATCTGCAAATATGCAAATCAATACTATATTTTAAAAGGTTAATAAAAATGCAATTTACTATTACACAAGGACAATTAGGTACTAGACCTCCTGTTGTAAAGCCAGATCCAAAGGTTTTAGAATTTTTAGGAGAAGAAGGAATGAGAAAGTTAATTTCTGATCACTATGATTTATTAAGAGAAAGTAACATAAAAGGATTATT
This region includes:
- the ciaB gene encoding invasion protein CiaB produces the protein MNKENFLNDLQKIYDFLNEQKNQTNKIITHLENEEFDKLQIINDFAKTLGLEMTKDLRFALVTRLVGLRDDSLVQVLKKLEKNEKEIIELQEKAYNFVKEYWHENHTKLIDLIVQNKLLTPFYQEIFIGVYNVGLQMSAWQTTWTSHIINGINKELLAKFDGNEEKVMEYLENEKLLDLGHGGIIADRCYSALVKDGDKYKSQAYIKAFKKETTEVVDALEEFADKLIELEDDIYNQKWDYVLYIQALIKAFSEDRTDELVSKWADVDRAWMKIKTPIQIGHPLEYYEDHFRKAVALEWDIRLTNPKFAQNDHRVNKIKDSFTKIYNSFESNEKYEKIYNFSLKSLDKVQLYVGRPALFFGAELQGMFSAQVVPNDEVVSLEEGKKIFAFSDEILQASRAKPFLALSREIFGQELLTHDRTFLFNETASWHQVYDISTVGHEYGHILWCDEQTESVMNKTGNFKNIEEFKATTGGLISYFLDTNTDESHLKEQVLSDLVKRSVGLIGWMEVDEVQPYYCEGLIHLNGLFDTGVLTWDENNKKLNIDLSDEKYEELRKWYIVNYTALAKHYLDKLDATKFLNLYATKVGKYFMPNNEKISSFVKYYFKRYQDIGQEIDTVDKKSNYLK
- a CDS encoding NAD-dependent epimerase/dehydratase family protein, whose amino-acid sequence is MLNILVTGAKGFIGKNLLNALKNNKNINILEFDRSNTIEDLEKLISKCDFIFHLAGEVRPKSSDEEFKKSNILLTKNILDILEKQNKIVPILLASSIHSKLLLNEYGKTKRVAELLIEEYSKEKKINCFIYRLHHVFGEGCKENYNSVISTWMYNSIKNLDIIVFDRNIEMHYVYIQDVINEFVSKLEINDAKETYFEVESIFDTTLGEVVDFINEFKLNILNENYKIENNDFKQKLFQTYQDYYRKLNA
- a CDS encoding glycosyltransferase family 2 protein yields the protein MTNEPKIGLVTVLYNSIEVLEDFFQSLVNQSYKNFILYVIDNSPNDDVLNEAIRLSNKFNINSVFINNNANLGVAKGNNQGIEQSLKDNCEYVLLLNNDIEFAQDTIKDLVEYTVKNDVSIIVPKIHYHNTNKIWTAGGHISKLKGTSPHRGELEEDVGQYENIEYVNYAPTCFMMIKKEVFEKVGLMDEKYFVYYDDSDFIYRTNENGYKIVYFPKAVVAHKVSVSTGGSESLFFIYYVTRNRIYFIRKNLPFIYKLISLPYFFLTRMVKYKSYNQEQRKTLIKAIKDSFKL
- a CDS encoding ankyrin repeat domain-containing protein, with protein sequence MEAILEEEQRRYEELQVFALDFARQGKTQDLKAMLEAKMPINLCDHKGNSLLMLASYNGNLETTQLLVDMGADVDKKNDRGQTPLAGVCFKGYLDIVKVLVKAGANIYENNGMGTTPIMFASMFGNYEIVKYLNKENSNYKTKFYLLISKIFAIIKNIFKKGK
- a CDS encoding catalase produces the protein MKKVMTTTAGNPISDNQNSMTAGPRGPVLMQDYQLIEKLAHQNRERIPERVVHAKGSGAFGVLEITEDISKYTKAKVLQKGETTKMLLRFSTVAGEKGAADAERDVRGYALKFYTREGNWDLVGNNTPVFFIRDAYKFPDFIHTQKRHPQTNLRSNTAAWDFWSLSPESLHQVTILMSDRGIPKSYRHVNGYGSHTYSLINASGERFWVKFHFKTLQGIETITNKEAEAIVAKDRESNQRDLFENIQAGNFPKWSFEIQIMTNEEAKNCSFDPFDLTKVWPHGDYPMIKVGTMTLNENPKNYFNEIEQASFSPSNVVPGVSFSPDKMLQARIFSYPDAHRYRVGTHYEMLPVNRPIVDVNTYHADGSMNYEIKEPTDAYYEPNSFGGAVEDASFAEPAFETGDMADRYNHRDGNNDFVQVTALFNLMSDNQKEQLFSNIAEAMGGVPRNIVDRQLALFEQVHKDYAAGVKKALGI
- a CDS encoding MlaD family protein, producing the protein MSEIVKQEIEQVVYKPKIEQKKPVSFIWVLPLIILGVLGWIAYESYMKKGTNITVIFKSAEGLKEGVTPLEYKGLQLGKVTEISMHEDLKSVKVNILVKKEVAKYVANESSQFWIRKPTISLTKISGLSTLISGHKIELSPKFKKEEDYNSTNEQLFFEGLDTQPNDEYEDNGYYISLIANDKDNVEIGTPIFYNKFQIGEIISKEFKYEKVFLSAYIYDKFNYLVNQSSKFVINEALKVNYGASGLNIEVGSLYSALVGGVTVVTPNKDAKKIEKEEVYTLFAKKDDLRKKEYFHINFEKANGIEENSAIIYKGIEIGRILTVGLQNEILQTKAYVYDDYRYLLTNNTKFFVEEPTVSIEGVENLGNIVKGNFVSLVYKEGTFNNIFKAIDKKDINKNNRSIKLELYSDSLNSISEKSKIYYKNIEVGKVDSYSLTSNLQKVKIVVSIDDQYKDLINDHILFYDMSSKLVEMKALDLNINYSGVEPLLNGAIGIVGEKRSEKLTKKEFKLYSSFKDVEKLKKVYNTGITIDAFFDNDFEIKPNMAIIYKNQEIGFVKDIDFDDRRSTVRLFIYTPFQKYITKKSRFYKKGIVNLKASLSGVLFEVDNFTSLLEGSIHLDTDSPITYNNYEVFSSEDAMKNSSNSISIVFDDVEGVQENFSQLTYKGVNVGKVTKVSLNKDQKVEVKAIIYDDYASFAKEGTIYYLKKPRISLQEIANAGSTVMAVNIGVIKSTSANTQTKFDGLKDQPSVEKSHFGTVFQVEDSTASSVNVDAPVYYKNVQIGKVSKVDLSSDGSKVIVDCLIDDKYKKFVRKNSEFYDISGFEMKFSIFSGSKIESNTFTSILKGGIVVVTPYEYNEIASSKDKFILNKTLREDWKSISPSIK
- a CDS encoding paraquat-inducible protein A; translation: MVLISCKNCHKMYEKENYDEFVCTRCKHKVKRRISYSLQTSIALTICAILLYIPAMLYPMMEVTKLGVKVESTILEGVISFLEYKSYFIAFVVFAASVVIPIIKLAGLLFIFISLEINIKMENKTKVKIFKFIEAIGKWSMIDIYVVAILASVIQLDEIFNIKGGIAATSFALMVVLTMIAAHRFDTRIIWDE
- a CDS encoding paraquat-inducible protein A, which translates into the protein MHKNINTIVECYSCGLFIKKELKTNLVQRCPRCNTKLSGSKKHSKDSLYFAISSLLLFGVLNIYPIMSLNINDTELRASLIGTVSILLEQNFFFVAVIVFFTIIVAPILNSLVIILSFIQSKTKIKFFTKTLLHDSFHFFQHWGFIEVFVVSIIVTYIKLIGLVNSTKFDIGFYVMLAYVFCFYMSNKRFEGKSVFGE